The following are encoded in a window of Flavobacterium cupriresistens genomic DNA:
- a CDS encoding AAA family ATPase translates to MQKQIIVLIGGPGTGKSTLINELVARGYSCYPEISRQVTLEAQQRGIDQLFLDQPLLFSEMLLQGRIKQYEDAVQESDKVVFIDRGIPDVLAYMDYIGDEYPEHFVKACEDIKYSKIFILPPWEEIYESDTERYENFDQAVKIQNHLVDTYKKYGYDLIEVPKDTVENRILYILDKI, encoded by the coding sequence GTGCAAAAACAAATCATAGTTCTCATTGGTGGCCCGGGAACGGGAAAATCTACTCTTATTAACGAATTGGTAGCTCGTGGCTACTCCTGTTATCCTGAAATTTCAAGACAAGTTACACTCGAAGCGCAACAACGAGGTATCGATCAATTGTTTTTAGATCAGCCTTTATTGTTTAGCGAAATGTTACTTCAAGGACGTATAAAACAATATGAAGATGCGGTTCAAGAATCTGACAAGGTTGTTTTTATAGATCGCGGAATTCCTGATGTTCTCGCTTATATGGATTATATTGGTGATGAATATCCGGAGCATTTTGTAAAAGCGTGTGAGGACATCAAATATTCTAAAATTTTTATTTTACCACCTTGGGAGGAAATTTACGAAAGCGATACTGAGCGTTACGAGAATTTTGATCAGGCTGTAAAAATTCAAAATCATTTGGTTGACACCTATAAGAAATATGGCTACGACTTAATCGAAGTCCCTAAAGACACGGTTGAGAACAGAATTCTTTATATCTTAGATAAAATTTAG
- a CDS encoding RecQ family ATP-dependent DNA helicase encodes MPEAQEILLKYWKHDSFRPLQKEIIDSVLDGQDTFALLPTGGGKSICFQVPAMMQEGICLVISPLVALMKDQVANLQKREIKAIALTGGIHTEEIIDLLDNCQYGNYKFLYLSPERLQSDWILERIKNLPINLIAIDEAHCVSQWGHDFRPAYLKISELKKFFPKIPFLALTATATPRVIEDIKTELSLKDTRFFQQSFARENIAYMVFEVEDKLYRVEQILKKNPQPSIIYVRNRKSCLNISTQLQSLGFRATYYHGGLSSKEKDKNMQLWMSEQAQVIVATNAFGMGIDKDNVKTVIHTQLPENIENYYQESGRAGRNGAKSFAVLLTSPSDTNQTEQQFLSILPDKKFLNTVYVKLCNYFQIAYGEGLDDSYSFKLNHFCQKYDFPTLKTYNALQFLNQQSIITMSQEFSEKITLQFLIESKEVLRYMSLNRNDEEIILAILRTYPGIHEMKVPFNLSLIAKKSNHTEEQVTIVLEKLRDKEIIEYKSKNNDATILFNEVREDDRTINRVSKYLEKQNQLKKDQLLSVLHYIKEDKTCKNRLILDYFGEKAESNCGVCSYCITKKGKITEADSIADKILSLLKTASLTSREIQSQIKLDTNDVILVLQELLENNHIIIQSDNTYTLKT; translated from the coding sequence ATGCCCGAAGCGCAGGAAATTCTATTAAAATACTGGAAACATGACAGTTTCAGACCGCTGCAAAAAGAAATTATTGATTCGGTTTTAGACGGTCAGGATACCTTTGCCCTGTTGCCAACAGGTGGAGGGAAATCGATTTGTTTTCAGGTTCCGGCTATGATGCAGGAGGGAATTTGTCTGGTGATTTCGCCTTTGGTCGCGCTAATGAAAGATCAGGTTGCTAATTTGCAGAAAAGAGAAATCAAAGCGATTGCGCTTACCGGTGGAATTCACACCGAAGAAATCATTGATCTTCTGGACAATTGTCAATACGGAAATTACAAGTTTTTATACCTTTCGCCCGAAAGACTACAATCAGATTGGATTCTCGAACGCATTAAAAATCTTCCCATAAATCTAATTGCTATAGATGAAGCACACTGTGTTTCGCAATGGGGACATGATTTTCGCCCAGCCTATTTGAAGATTTCTGAACTTAAAAAATTCTTTCCAAAAATTCCTTTTTTAGCTTTGACTGCTACGGCAACACCCAGAGTTATAGAAGATATTAAGACAGAACTGAGTTTAAAAGATACCCGATTTTTCCAGCAGTCATTTGCAAGAGAGAATATTGCTTACATGGTTTTTGAGGTAGAAGATAAACTCTACCGCGTCGAACAAATCTTAAAGAAAAACCCACAACCTTCTATTATATATGTCCGTAATAGAAAATCATGCCTGAACATTTCAACACAGTTACAATCGTTGGGCTTTAGAGCAACTTATTATCACGGTGGTCTTTCCTCTAAAGAAAAAGATAAAAACATGCAATTGTGGATGTCCGAACAAGCACAGGTCATTGTGGCAACAAATGCATTTGGAATGGGAATCGACAAAGACAATGTAAAAACAGTTATTCACACCCAGCTCCCTGAAAACATAGAAAATTATTATCAGGAATCGGGAAGAGCAGGAAGAAACGGAGCTAAATCTTTTGCTGTTTTACTCACCAGTCCATCAGACACCAATCAAACAGAGCAGCAGTTCTTGAGTATTTTGCCTGATAAAAAATTCCTGAATACCGTTTACGTCAAGCTTTGCAATTATTTTCAGATTGCTTATGGTGAAGGTTTAGATGACTCTTACTCTTTCAAGCTGAATCATTTCTGTCAGAAATACGACTTCCCTACTTTAAAAACATACAATGCCTTGCAATTTCTAAATCAGCAAAGCATTATTACAATGTCTCAGGAATTTTCAGAAAAAATAACCCTTCAATTTTTAATAGAATCGAAAGAAGTGTTACGCTACATGAGTCTGAATCGAAATGACGAAGAAATCATTTTGGCAATTTTAAGAACCTATCCGGGAATACACGAAATGAAAGTTCCGTTTAATCTTTCCCTAATTGCAAAAAAATCAAATCATACCGAAGAACAGGTTACGATTGTTTTAGAAAAATTAAGAGACAAAGAAATCATTGAATACAAATCTAAAAACAACGACGCTACTATATTATTCAATGAAGTTCGCGAAGACGATCGCACGATAAACCGCGTATCGAAATATCTGGAAAAACAAAATCAGCTTAAAAAAGACCAGCTTTTGTCTGTTCTTCATTATATAAAAGAAGACAAAACTTGCAAGAACAGATTAATTCTGGATTATTTTGGAGAAAAAGCAGAATCAAATTGTGGCGTTTGTTCGTATTGCATTACCAAAAAAGGTAAAATAACCGAAGCCGATTCTATAGCGGATAAAATTCTGTCTTTATTAAAAACAGCTTCTTTGACCTCCAGAGAAATCCAATCCCAAATAAAACTGGATACCAATGATGTTATTTTGGTACTTCAGGAATTATTAGAAAACAATCACATTATCATACAATCCGATAACACCTATACTTTAAAAACCTAA
- a CDS encoding VOC family protein, with protein sequence MAKTNPVIYFEIPVNDLNRAENFYKTVFGFSFEREIIDHYEMTLFPFEDTRSGISGALAKGDVYKPSKEGVIIYFRTANIDLTLQKVLAQNGTILYPKTINENYGFIVAEFQDSEGNRIAIQEIIKK encoded by the coding sequence ATGGCCAAAACAAATCCAGTAATCTATTTTGAAATTCCCGTGAACGATCTGAATCGGGCCGAAAATTTCTATAAAACTGTATTTGGTTTTAGTTTTGAAAGAGAAATAATCGATCATTACGAAATGACCTTATTCCCATTTGAAGATACTCGTAGCGGAATTTCGGGAGCATTAGCAAAAGGAGATGTTTACAAACCTTCAAAAGAGGGTGTTATAATTTACTTCAGAACAGCTAATATTGATCTAACCTTGCAAAAAGTACTGGCGCAAAACGGAACCATTTTGTATCCTAAAACGATAAATGAAAATTACGGATTTATCGTTGCCGAATTCCAGGACAGCGAAGGAAACAGAATCGCTATTCAAGAAATAATAAAAAAGTAA
- a CDS encoding aminotransferase class IV, with product MINFNGNMVAQDENILTQNRAFLYGDGVFETLKIVNNKILFLEDHYFRLMASMRVVRMEIPMNFTMEYFEEEVLKVIRENQFSAAARARITVFRNDGGLYLPKTNDVSFLIHATTLESALYSLNKAYYEVDLYKDFFVTKQLLSSIKTTNKLINVTGSIFAHENGLDNCILLNDTKNVVEALQGNLFMVVGKKLSTPPVSEGCLNGVMRKQILALAKKVEGIEVVEEIISPFDLQKADELFLTNVITGIQPISKYRKKEFTSNLAHLLVQKLNESISEN from the coding sequence ATGATCAATTTTAACGGAAACATGGTAGCGCAGGACGAGAATATACTAACTCAAAATCGTGCTTTTTTGTATGGAGATGGTGTTTTTGAAACACTAAAAATAGTCAATAACAAGATATTGTTTCTTGAAGATCATTATTTCAGACTGATGGCTTCCATGCGAGTGGTGAGAATGGAAATCCCGATGAATTTTACCATGGAGTATTTTGAAGAGGAAGTTTTGAAAGTAATCCGTGAAAACCAATTTTCGGCAGCCGCAAGAGCTCGAATTACCGTTTTTAGAAACGATGGAGGTTTGTATTTACCAAAAACAAACGATGTTTCATTTTTAATTCACGCAACTACTCTCGAAAGCGCTTTGTATAGCCTAAATAAGGCTTATTATGAAGTTGATTTGTATAAAGATTTCTTTGTAACCAAACAATTGTTATCGTCCATTAAAACGACTAATAAGTTGATTAATGTCACGGGAAGTATATTTGCTCACGAAAATGGCTTAGACAATTGTATTTTGTTAAACGATACTAAAAATGTGGTTGAGGCATTACAAGGGAATCTGTTTATGGTTGTCGGTAAAAAACTGAGTACACCACCCGTTTCTGAGGGTTGTCTGAACGGTGTAATGCGCAAGCAAATTTTAGCATTGGCTAAAAAAGTGGAAGGAATAGAAGTGGTTGAAGAAATAATTTCGCCTTTTGATCTTCAAAAAGCAGACGAGTTATTTTTAACAAATGTAATCACAGGAATACAGCCGATAAGTAAATATCGAAAAAAAGAGTTTACAAGTAATCTGGCGCATTTATTGGTGCAAAAACTAAATGAATCCATATCTGAAAATTAA
- a CDS encoding helix-turn-helix domain-containing protein has translation MPEEKENIPFYDSINSFLESTGVEHRTSNPLFYCMRLAEHKGDIYRSPFRRGFYFVALLISNGNTQVGYNNIEENIKESFLVFQSPRQVYSFFRDKNTEGYLIYFKEDSFHFFKPDFVQEFPFFDTLNTNLFQLTQSHYADIAPCFEEVFLAYEASQSIYNIAVHKFFALLYQLKEFEIIEQQKVVKLSNAQQVLTKKFIQLINLHYLTKRTVEEYADLLTVSVSHLSKSVKTVTGLTVLTLINDRITKEAKLMIKHTDLNIAEIAFQLNFSDTSNFGKFFRKQTGMSPLSFRSNEKEQV, from the coding sequence ATGCCTGAAGAAAAAGAAAACATTCCCTTTTACGATAGTATCAATTCTTTTTTAGAATCAACCGGTGTTGAACACCGTACCTCGAATCCTCTGTTTTATTGTATGAGATTGGCAGAACACAAAGGAGATATTTACCGATCACCATTTCGCAGAGGTTTCTATTTTGTAGCACTTTTAATTTCTAATGGAAACACGCAAGTGGGTTACAATAATATTGAAGAGAATATAAAGGAATCCTTTTTGGTTTTTCAGTCTCCAAGGCAGGTTTATAGTTTTTTCAGAGACAAAAATACCGAGGGCTATTTAATCTACTTTAAAGAGGATAGTTTTCATTTTTTTAAACCCGATTTCGTACAGGAATTTCCTTTCTTTGATACCTTAAATACTAATTTATTTCAACTCACTCAAAGTCATTACGCAGACATAGCACCCTGTTTCGAAGAGGTATTTCTGGCCTATGAAGCTTCTCAATCTATTTACAACATAGCCGTTCATAAGTTCTTCGCATTGCTTTATCAGTTAAAAGAATTTGAGATTATTGAACAACAAAAGGTAGTAAAACTGTCCAACGCACAACAAGTACTCACCAAAAAGTTTATACAATTGATAAACTTGCATTATCTCACTAAAAGAACAGTCGAAGAATATGCCGATCTTCTCACGGTGAGCGTCAGCCACCTGTCTAAATCTGTTAAAACCGTAACCGGTTTAACTGTGCTTACCTTAATTAATGACCGAATTACTAAAGAGGCCAAACTGATGATCAAACACACCGACCTCAACATCGCGGAAATTGCGTTCCAACTTAACTTTTCTGACACTTCTAATTTTGGAAAATTCTTCAGAAAACAAACCGGAATGAGTCCGCTTAGCTTCAGGAGTAATGAGAAAGAACAGGTTTGA
- the fmt gene encoding methionyl-tRNA formyltransferase has translation MEKLRIIFMGTPEFAVGILDTIIKNNYDVVGVITAADKPAGRGQKIKYSAVKEYALENNLTLLQPTNLKDEGFLAELKALNANLQIVVAFRMLPKVVWEMPSLGTFNLHASLLPNYRGAAPINWAIINGETKTGVTTFFIDDKIDTGAMILNSEIAIDPAENAGHLHDRLMLLGSQTVVDTLQVIEKGNVITTIQEDNAEIKTAYKLNKENCKIDWTKSGEEINNLIRGLSPYPAAWCFLNDKNEELSIKIYEAKLVSEPHSYEAGSLISSKKEIKIAIKEGFIQLLSLQLPGKKRMQVAELLNGITFSDSAKMH, from the coding sequence ATGGAAAAATTAAGAATCATATTTATGGGAACTCCGGAGTTTGCAGTTGGCATCCTGGACACCATTATCAAAAACAACTACGATGTCGTGGGTGTTATCACCGCAGCTGATAAACCGGCAGGACGTGGACAAAAAATAAAATATTCTGCTGTAAAAGAATATGCATTAGAAAACAACCTGACTTTATTGCAACCTACAAATCTAAAAGACGAAGGTTTTTTAGCGGAACTAAAAGCGCTAAACGCCAATTTACAAATTGTTGTTGCCTTTAGAATGCTACCAAAAGTAGTTTGGGAGATGCCAAGTTTGGGCACTTTTAATCTACATGCTTCTTTATTACCTAATTATCGTGGTGCGGCACCGATCAACTGGGCTATTATCAACGGAGAAACTAAAACAGGTGTTACTACCTTTTTTATCGATGACAAAATAGATACCGGAGCCATGATCCTGAATTCAGAAATCGCAATTGATCCAGCAGAAAACGCAGGTCACTTACACGATCGATTAATGCTTTTAGGGAGTCAAACTGTTGTTGACACTTTACAGGTTATCGAAAAAGGAAATGTCATTACTACAATTCAGGAAGACAACGCTGAAATAAAAACAGCTTACAAATTAAACAAAGAAAATTGCAAAATCGACTGGACAAAATCGGGAGAAGAAATCAATAATCTGATTCGCGGCTTGAGTCCTTATCCGGCAGCATGGTGTTTTCTGAACGATAAAAACGAAGAATTAAGCATCAAAATATATGAAGCAAAACTAGTTTCTGAGCCACACTCTTATGAAGCTGGAAGCTTGATTAGCAGCAAAAAAGAGATCAAAATTGCGATTAAAGAAGGCTTTATTCAGCTTTTAAGTCTGCAATTACCAGGAAAAAAGAGAATGCAGGTGGCAGAATTATTAAATGGGATCACATTTTCTGACTCGGCAAAAATGCATTAA
- a CDS encoding HU family DNA-binding protein — MNKSELIDAIAADAGITKAAAKLALESFLGNVGTTLKKGGRISLVGFGSWSVSARAARDGRNPQTGKTIKIAAKNVVKFKAGAELEGAVN, encoded by the coding sequence ATGAACAAATCAGAATTAATCGATGCTATCGCTGCTGATGCAGGAATTACTAAAGCTGCGGCTAAATTAGCTTTAGAGTCTTTTTTAGGTAATGTAGGGACTACTTTGAAAAAAGGAGGAAGAATTTCATTAGTAGGGTTCGGATCATGGTCAGTATCTGCTAGAGCTGCAAGAGACGGTAGAAATCCACAAACTGGAAAAACTATCAAAATTGCTGCTAAAAATGTAGTAAAATTTAAAGCTGGTGCTGAATTAGAAGGTGCAGTGAACTAA
- a CDS encoding YqgE/AlgH family protein yields MISEKLKKGHLLIAEPSIIGDLSFNRSVILLADHNKEGSIGFIINKPLKYTINDLIPEIEASFKIYNGGPVEQDNLYFIHNIPELIPNSVEISNGIYWGGDFESTKDLINDGSINKNNIRFFLGYTGWDENQLESEMQGNSWIIADNNYKNKIIGKSTTHFWKEQIIELGGDYLIWSNAPENPYLN; encoded by the coding sequence ATGATTTCAGAAAAATTAAAAAAAGGACACCTGCTTATTGCCGAGCCTTCAATAATTGGAGATTTATCTTTTAACAGATCGGTAATTTTATTAGCAGACCATAACAAAGAAGGATCAATAGGATTTATCATTAATAAACCTTTAAAGTACACTATTAATGACCTGATACCTGAGATTGAAGCTTCTTTCAAGATATATAATGGAGGACCTGTAGAGCAGGATAACCTCTATTTCATTCACAATATTCCAGAATTAATCCCGAATAGTGTTGAAATTTCTAATGGGATTTATTGGGGAGGTGATTTTGAATCAACGAAAGACTTAATTAACGACGGATCTATTAACAAAAATAATATTCGTTTTTTCTTAGGTTACACCGGTTGGGATGAAAATCAACTCGAAAGTGAAATGCAAGGAAACTCCTGGATAATTGCTGATAATAATTACAAAAACAAAATTATCGGAAAATCCACCACTCATTTTTGGAAAGAGCAAATAATAGAGCTGGGCGGAGATTACCTTATTTGGTCAAATGCACCCGAAAACCCATATCTGAATTAA
- a CDS encoding DUF493 family protein — translation MENDKEKSTAEFYERLKTELDNSNTWPAEYLYKFIMPSVADNVERVERAFDSMGAVIKTTKSKTGKFTSVSVDVTMNSADEVIVKYKEVSTIEGIVSL, via the coding sequence ATGGAGAACGATAAAGAAAAAAGCACCGCTGAATTTTACGAAAGATTAAAGACTGAGTTAGACAACAGTAACACTTGGCCGGCAGAATATTTGTATAAATTTATAATGCCTTCAGTTGCTGATAATGTTGAGAGAGTCGAAAGAGCTTTTGACAGTATGGGTGCGGTTATTAAAACAACAAAATCTAAAACAGGTAAATTTACCAGTGTTTCTGTAGATGTAACGATGAATAGTGCTGATGAAGTGATCGTTAAGTACAAAGAAGTTTCTACAATAGAAGGTATAGTTTCATTATAA
- a CDS encoding START-like domain-containing protein: protein MDTKIRYEIEFPINSSPQLLYQYISTPSGLSEWFADNVNSRGEFFTFIWNDSQEKARLASKKTGEKVKFKWVDESSKDTEYFFELHILVDELTKDVSLMVVDFAEKEEVSEAKQLWENQISDLKHLIGSV, encoded by the coding sequence ATGGATACAAAAATACGTTACGAAATCGAGTTTCCTATAAATTCTTCGCCGCAATTATTATATCAATATATATCCACTCCGTCAGGTTTGTCTGAATGGTTTGCTGATAATGTAAATTCACGGGGAGAATTTTTTACTTTCATCTGGAATGATTCACAGGAAAAAGCACGCCTGGCTTCTAAAAAAACAGGTGAAAAAGTAAAGTTTAAATGGGTTGATGAAAGTAGTAAGGATACAGAGTACTTTTTTGAATTGCATATTTTAGTTGATGAATTGACTAAAGATGTATCATTAATGGTAGTCGATTTTGCTGAAAAAGAAGAAGTTAGCGAGGCTAAACAATTGTGGGAAAATCAAATCTCAGATTTGAAACATCTTATCGGATCTGTTTAG
- a CDS encoding VOC family protein, which yields MKKVTGIGGIFFKCNDPDKMKEWYKTHLGLDTNEYGATFEWKEASDSTKNGSTQWSPFPETTKYFEPSAKDFMINYRVADLEALVEELKKEGVTIVDTIETYEYGKFVHIIDMEGNKIQLWEPYD from the coding sequence ATGAAAAAAGTAACCGGTATTGGAGGCATATTTTTTAAATGCAATGATCCTGACAAAATGAAAGAATGGTATAAAACACACCTTGGTTTGGACACAAACGAATATGGAGCCACTTTTGAATGGAAAGAAGCTTCCGACTCAACCAAAAATGGCTCTACCCAATGGAGTCCGTTTCCCGAAACCACAAAATATTTTGAGCCTTCCGCAAAAGACTTTATGATCAATTACAGAGTCGCCGATTTGGAGGCATTAGTCGAAGAATTAAAAAAAGAAGGCGTGACTATCGTAGACACCATAGAAACGTATGAGTACGGAAAATTTGTTCATATTATTGATATGGAAGGCAACAAAATTCAGCTTTGGGAGCCATACGATTAG
- a CDS encoding DUF2200 domain-containing protein, with protein MEKHRIFTTFFASVYPHYINKAEKKGRTKEQVDTIIYWLTGYSPEELQQLIDNKTDFETFFAQAPQLNANVSKITGVICGYRVEEIENKLMQKIRYLDKMVDELAKGKAMEKILRS; from the coding sequence ATGGAAAAACATAGAATATTCACCACCTTCTTTGCAAGTGTCTATCCACATTACATCAATAAAGCGGAGAAAAAAGGCCGCACTAAGGAGCAAGTAGATACTATAATTTACTGGCTAACCGGATATAGCCCTGAAGAATTACAACAATTAATAGACAACAAAACTGATTTTGAAACCTTTTTTGCACAAGCGCCGCAACTGAATGCAAACGTTTCAAAAATCACGGGGGTAATCTGTGGTTATCGTGTAGAAGAAATTGAAAATAAACTCATGCAAAAGATTCGTTATCTGGATAAAATGGTCGATGAACTGGCAAAGGGAAAAGCGATGGAGAAGATTTTAAGAAGTTAA
- a CDS encoding SRPBCC family protein, translated as MFLLKILVVLVILIAVLCIIAAFAPKKYVITREITINKPAENVYEYLRFLNHHREFNQWLKYDPNTKIELKGNADGQEGAILSFESKHEKCGKGEFENVRLIKNKQIDFKIRFMAPYVFTADGTLFVNAANENQTNLVWKYQGGKDWPMNIILLFVNMDKIIGADIESTMRNIKTNTEKL; from the coding sequence ATGTTTCTATTAAAAATTCTGGTAGTACTAGTTATTCTAATAGCTGTACTATGTATAATTGCCGCTTTTGCCCCAAAAAAGTATGTCATTACAAGAGAGATTACGATTAATAAACCTGCTGAAAATGTATACGAGTATCTTAGGTTTCTTAATCATCATAGAGAGTTTAATCAATGGTTAAAGTATGATCCGAATACTAAAATTGAATTAAAAGGAAATGCAGATGGACAGGAGGGAGCGATTCTCTCTTTTGAAAGTAAGCATGAAAAATGTGGAAAGGGCGAGTTTGAAAATGTCCGACTTATTAAAAACAAGCAAATAGATTTTAAAATCAGATTTATGGCACCTTATGTTTTTACTGCCGACGGAACTTTGTTCGTTAATGCGGCCAACGAGAATCAAACAAATCTGGTGTGGAAGTACCAAGGAGGGAAGGACTGGCCAATGAATATTATTTTGTTATTTGTAAACATGGATAAAATTATTGGTGCCGATATCGAGAGTACCATGAGAAATATAAAAACGAACACTGAAAAACTATAA
- a CDS encoding DUF4287 domain-containing protein: MSFATYLKNIEEKTGKTPQDFQLLAEQKGYTVNGAMGPTIKATNIINWLKADYDLGHGHATAMYAYINGKRE; the protein is encoded by the coding sequence ATGTCATTTGCAACCTATCTAAAAAACATCGAAGAGAAAACAGGTAAAACGCCTCAGGATTTTCAACTTCTTGCCGAACAAAAAGGCTATACGGTAAATGGAGCGATGGGGCCAACTATTAAAGCCACCAATATCATCAACTGGTTAAAAGCCGATTATGATCTCGGACACGGACATGCCACTGCCATGTATGCTTATATTAACGGGAAACGAGAATGA